The Gadus chalcogrammus isolate NIFS_2021 chromosome 16, NIFS_Gcha_1.0, whole genome shotgun sequence DNA window CCAGGGCCACAGTCCTCTCTCTTTATGCTCTTATGATGCAGCATTTAGAGATCCTTCTCTCCCTTTAAATTGGATCTTCATGTAATTAAAACGAAAACTGAGCAAATTACTATTTTTtaccaaattattattttctttttcttcctatatttcaaaatgtatttatcaTAAAATGTACAAAATTTTACGATTTAATTGATGAACATTAATGCGTGTTTGTGATCATTATAGACATGAGGGCAATTAAGcctttgttaaaaaaaagtgtctgtTTTATTTGAACAAACGAACGGATTGTACagtaacaaaattaaatgtaCACTAAATCACTTTAGTTATGCAGCATGCGTAGTTAAATCTAGAATAGGCTACTTCCTGGTCCTTTCCTTGTCTCTATTGACCCAAAGACTTCAGGGTCTGCTGATCAGTGGCTTTGAAAGGAGAAAGTTAGATACAAAATAGATGGTATGGTCAGTTTATATAGATTCAGATTTATTAGtaggctaataataatatttattataacaTTAACGAATAAATGATGCAGGGAAGAATATACAAAATCTTAAGGTAGAACTTAATTGAAAAAAGTGTGTTAATCCAGCGACTCTGTGTGACTGAGCACTAGTCCAGATATGAGGAGTTTGCACCGCGGGCCCCCAGGGGGGAGCGAGGGCCTTGCTCCCACATGAAAGGGAGATGAAATAAAAGAGTCGATTTAATCTGCTTGAAGAGCTTTGGGGAGTTAGAGGGGGAGCCATACGCATGACGAGCGGGAGGGCCCCATTGTGGCCCGAGGCTCTGAGCTATGGAGGAGAACATTGGCCCCCATTCACCCGGCTCTCTTTAATACACTCCCTCGGTCATTAAATGTGACATAGCacaaaatctacatcgtttagAAGACATTATTAATGTTCAAACGGACACAACGGAGTATCAAAGAATCCATGGCAGACAGCGCTTAGCTCAAGGCGGTGGTTATTTGTGGCAGCATTCTGAAGCATTTATGGTTCATAAAACCATTTGAAGCAGTtttaagaaacacatttttttttgtcttgaccaaaaaataaaatcagaatAATCGTGTAAACATCTCAACCTCCTCGGGTTCGCTTGAGGCCCTCCAGTTCCTTATTTATTATTGAGCTTTAGACAGGTAACAATAACAGCCATACAATTACAGAGCAGAGGCCTTATCTCCCAGAGTGATTAGAAAAGTGCTCGTTGCTTACGCTGTGTACACCCCTTATCTTTTCTCCCGCTTCACATTAAAGGTGCATGAGGTTTCTCTCACTTGTATCCTCAGTCAACTCTTCTAACTTTCTGTTTCCTGCTTTTGGATTCAGGTAAGCGGGTGCACGGAGGATATTTTCTGTGCGTTCACGCAGCCTATGCACGTGCGCGCCTATATCGTGAGGCGGTTTCAGAGGCCGCATTGTCCTCGTGAATGGCAAGAAGCGGCTTCTTTTACTGATCCTTTCTCAGgcctttgttattattattattattattattattattattattattattattaatattaatattaatattaatattattattattatttgaacaaattacaataaatataaagataATGATAACAAAAATCATAATAATCACAACAATCATCATGCAATAATCATGATGACACCAATATATTAATCTTACAATCAGAATAtatcaaaataaacattttgtaGGTGCTTGTCCCACGGCTATAGGGTTAGGCCACGGTCCCCTGAATCATTCCTCGTCCTCTGTTTTGCTCAGCCTTTGTGCAGCAGAACTGCTCTCCGAAGGCTAGCTGAATCCTAAACAGGTTGCCTCCTTCATGGAGGCAGAGCTGCTTCTGAGCCGCCTTTTGTCCCCCGAGTCTCAATGGACTCCCGCCTCAGTCTCCAAGTTCATCCCAAAGTGTCCGCTTGTTTGCGTCGTTGTTAGACGGATTGGCTCTCCAAACACTGATCATTGATCCATTGATCCATCGATCAGCTCATCTGGGGACGCGCACTGTAAAACGGCCCCAAGGGACGCGcttcaggtcctcctcctgaTGGATAAATCTAAGTTCTCCACTGCACGTCTGCAATAGTCCTGCGCTGAATGTCCATCTATTCAACAGACGAGCAGGCTACACAAATAATATAAAGTAGAATATTATAATATCAAAATAATGTGTAATAATGGGACTAATAGGCCTCATGCTATAAAGGTTGCTAGGCTGCAACCAACATCAATTTCAAGAACTCAGTTTGTAAGCACTTAttcataataatagtaataataataataacaacattattattattattatatttgttattataactataattattattatcattattgtctcatctcattttcgtgaaaatatcattattgttatcattataattatttcaacgaataacaataatcataactaccagaataataaaaaaacaaaaaaacaatcataatAGTAAAAATAAGATAACAACAGTATATTAATCTTACAAatcttacatatatatatttttttatttgatgcatatatatatatatatatatattcattgaTATCTGCCCTTGTCCCCCTTAGCTCCGACGAGCCTCTCAACGGGATGGAAACCCACGCGCTGCTGcaacccacgcgcacacacgaaTACACGCACGAGCGCAAAGCATCCACAAGCGCACGTCtgcatccacagacacacagtgcaGAGCGCCGCTCCTGCAGAGGCGGCGGCCAGCGGTCCGCTCTACGGCGGCCCTCACGGGAGGACAAGGTCGATCAAGAGCTCAGAACCAACGAGCGACCGAGCGGCCCCATCACCCTCACATAGCACCGCTCCCCCCGGGGTTCACCCTGACGCAGCCCCGCTTCCCCCGGGGTTCAGCCTCACGCAACCCCTTCACAGTTGCTCCGAGTCCCGCATAATTGACTAATATACCTCCCCATAGCTCACATCATGATCCACTGAGGGCACATTTCGTTGCGATGCGTTTTGAACATCAGCGAAAAGTGTTCAGCAGTAtgagagcagcagcagataATCAGGGTAAAGCTCTCTTACATCTGTCACCCAGGATCCCCTCGATGCTGTGTTTGGCCCgccgctcgctctcctccagctccttgctctccacctcctcctcctcctcctcctcctcctcctcctcctcctcctcctcctcctcctcctcctccagcttcccGCCAAACTTACAGCGCACGATGCGACTGATGGAGCCCTCTGGGAGGGGAAAACCTTGATATTATCACTAATACATAGAGCACATGGTACAGTCATGCAGCGAAGACTACATGGAACAACAAGACGAAGACTTTAAGGCTGTATTGGCATCAGGTTGAACATAACAAAAGAAAGCCAGTTTGTTAATGATTGGTGACCTGGTGACGGCGGGTTTGATCGAGGTGTTCAGAGGGCCTTCTGAAACCACTCTGCCCCCCGTGTGGAAACATAAGGAACCCCACAGGGGTCCTCTAACTACCGCTCACACATGCACTCCTCCAGTAAGTTCCAGTCTCCCAGCTCAACATACCTGGGTTGTCTCGCTTGTACTCCTCTATCCGTGTCTCCCCATCCGGAGCGGCGCCCTGCTGGAGACACAAACACGTGGTCAGCTCCAGAGGTGGGCATCGGAAACACATGGATCACAGCCTCCACGGTGGAGTGGGTCCTGAGGACCCTCTTGAGATGTCCGGTACCTTGGACTTGCTCCCGCCGATGGCCCCGGGCCGGATGGATCCCGTCTCCTGGTACCGGCACAGGATCTTGGACACGCAGCCGTGAGACACGCGTAGCTGACGGGAGATGACGCAGGGCCGGACACCGTGGTGGGCCATCTCCACGATCTGGTGGCGGATGTGGTTGGGCAGGGGTCGGCCGTTGATGAACACCCCTCCCAGCTGGTTCACACGCCCCTGTCCCAGCGGGGAGGAGACTGGACAAGAGGACGTGATAACTGGTGGCGGAATACCTGGTGCCACTACCACTTGAACACTTTACACTTACACTTTACATTTTACTTTACTACACCTCattacatattttttacttGCTACCTCTGTTTTAGCTTCTCTTGTTACTTACTCTATTTGAtttgaatttattatttattattattatagtttattattgtatatttataatttttctGCTCTTTATCTTTCATAATTTtttacttatctttatttactttatcttgcATTGTTATATGTTTCTGTTGAGGACCAACTCTAAGAAttgtactcttgtgtacttCTGATTCTGATAAATAATCTGATTCGGAATAACATCAAGGATAGAATATCTGCTCTACGCTTTAGGTCAGAAACCAGCTGGAATGATGCGTCTCAAACCAGCGGAGAGTGGAGAATAAGAACTTTAAAATAAAGGGTAAACTTGAATTTACTTGACTCAACTATTTTCCTCAAACCATTATACACCaccgagagagacggagagatggaCTGCGTTAAACGAAGGAGTCCCTATGTCCTTttcctttttgtgttttgtatctTATTTAATTTCGAAGTTCAACAATTAGAATCAGAattatttttataacattttattttacaagTACACAAGGGTACAATTCTAAGGCTTGGTTCCCCAAGAGCAACATAGCAGCAACTAtacaagataaaataaataaagataagttaATCGAAAAACAAGTCAAAGTAAGTAGTAGAAGTTGTAGTGGTACATTAACCCCTTAAATATATGTCATTTAGCAAGTGTAATTGAAAGATACCCTACTATATATTGTTCATATGTCCCATTCGGAAAGGCCTGATGTCTTTACCTTCCAGAGGGAAGCCGGTGCGGGGGTAGTTGTGAGCGAGCGTGGGGCGCATCATCCTGGGGATGCCTCAACGACCCCGTCCCCCGGCGGAGTCCTGTGGACTGGTTTACCTAATGGTTTCCAATGGAAATAAAAGTTCCTTCAACAAAGGCTCCCTGACGTTGTTGAGCTCCGAACCGGTTATCCAAAGTCGCGCTTTCCCGAAAAGAACCGTAGTGTCCAGGTGTGAGCTCCTGCCTCTTCACGAGCTGCGCCGAATGATAAAAGTGAGCAGATCTTGTTTTCTTAGTGCTtaatgtggagagagagagcagatctGTTTTTCTTAGTGCGTAAtttgtagagagagagcagctgaGTGTCCGGAATGGCGGAGGCACAGCAGCAGAGGGCAGCGCCGCGGTCAGTGTTGTTTGTTGACATGGTccagagtgagaggaggagatggtccAGTGGAGATCAGTACTTCTTAGTGTActctctcagtgtgtctctctccttcagttTGTTGATCTCCTATTGGTGGAGCTTGACGCTCGGTCCAGGGCGCTGCGTAACGATTGGTCCATAATGAGAGAGTCGCTGCTTGGATAAGCTCTCACACTACTGCCTCACACAGACCCGGGGTTAGATCGATGACCTTTCGAGACAGATGTCATTCCGATAAACCTTGCCACAACTTAATATATCCTTGGATACGAATGATTATACAATCAAAcgaatacagaaaaaaaacataaaacaaatgcATAATCTTCGGTGATTGTAATCGGGAACATTTCGTGGATTTTGCCCAGATTTCATCGAATGAGTTTCCAGTTGAATGCCTTTAACCCGAGGAATTGTAAGGTGTTATGGGGACTTTAACCCGTGGAATGGATTCCATCGTGAAACCCGTGGAATGGACTGTACTGTAGGTATCAAGAACCACGGAGGAATGGACTGTAGGTCGCCAGAACAGTTAAACCAGAGGCATGGACTGTAGGGCTCCACGCCAGAACACTTAAACCAGAGGAATGGACTGCAGGTCTCCACGCCAGAACACTTGCAGAGGAATGGACTGTAGGTCTCCAGAACCCCTTAACCAGAGGAATGGACTGTAGGTCTCCACTCCAGAACACTTTAACCCGAGGAATGGACTCTCCAGAACACCTTAACCCGAGGAATAGACTGTAGGAATGGACTAAATTGGTCTCCTGAAAActttggatggatggacggtAGGTCTCCAGAACCCTTTGGAGGAATGGACTGTCGGTCTCCAGACGGGCCAACTCGGCCCAGTGGGTCGCGCGTCCCAGCGGCGGTTGACGCCAGGGAGGCCCGAAAGCACGACTTTATGGTGTTTGAATGTAATATTGTGATAACTGTAATATCAGCTAATGGACGGACCTCTGGTACAATGAAGGGGATATAATGTGGCATGGTTTCTAAAGGGTACCtgtttatatgtttattttCCCTATTTCATTCGAATTGGCGCGTTTAGGTGGATTTAATTTCCACACTGAAAGTTGATATGCCTCTCTATTTCTAAATATCTTTCGAAGGGTTGATTTGCACAATTTAAGCAATAATACGGTATTACTCTGTGAAATAGGCTATAAATGTGCCCAAAACTAAATCAAACATTTTCTTAACTATTTCAGTACTTTTTTTAGAAAGACTGAATCGAAACCACTTCACCTTGCTTGGGTTAAAATTTAAGTCAATATCACCTTCGGTGTTATCTATAATATACCattcaataaaaacacatacaaacacttaGCCTACAACATTCCACATGACAGGGTCTGAGGGCACATTTGGCTTCATTTGGACTTCAGATTGTTCTTCAAACATAGGTCGTTCCTTTAGTGATCATGTTCCTGAGCAGGAGAAGCTGGGTTCCTTCAACCGGATAAacatattatttcatttttaacCACACGCATTTGCATACGGATACATAAGGGGTTTAAATAAAATTTGTAGGGAATTTAGATAGAGACCTTTAGATATTCTGCCAACAATATCTCCTGAAGAGATCAGATATTATTCTATGTCATGCATTTAACGGGAAATCTTAACAGCTAAAACATCTGGTTAACTGGCCCCTCGCTGTCATTGAAAGGTTTTCTCTTTTGTCTTAGAGCGTTTTCTCTGAAGCCCAATAGTTGACTAGCTTGTAAATATAAAAATCATATTATTATATCAAATAAAACTATTTATTTGGAGCCGTGGCACGTGTCTGAGAGCATTATGGACAGACAGGTTGATGGATTGACTGATGGAGCTCCTTGCATAAGTAATCTACACCTCATAACCTATCATAACTTCAAACCTCTGTTTTAGTTTctcttattattaggcctattagCCAACTTTATTAGGGGTCTCTGCAGCGAAGttgcttggtcccctattgttaTGTAAcggttttttttcccctcaaattctgtaaacgTCATACTGCAccctataccgtaagtcgaaaactctggaaatgttcaggtatggttaccaataacccccactacccataaaccacAATtggtggtactgcacccaaaggtggcgctactgcaaaaaatcatgaattaggcttactCACacgcatctttttcaccctggtcttctgctctaaaattttttacttttcccacaatttctatgtgaccattttgttattgtataaatacCATACGGCTATGGTGGTTACCATTAACAttgcaaattttcagatctgtactattttaagaaagcccttaattattttgtgaaatgcgtgcttggagttttcttgatgttgtgtgcttgtcAATCGACATTTTctccatgtgaatgaggctttaTGCAGATCataattaagggctttcttaaaatagTAAAGATATGAAAATGCACTGATAATGTTaaccacctaatgatagccgtatggtatttatagcctacaataagaaaatgaaaatggtataggcaaaatgggttgagactgtggacgtttggcttttctatgaaaagagcagaagaccaggttGAAAAAGATGCGTGTGAGTaggcctaattcatgatttttttgcaatagcgccacctttgggtgcagtaccaccaATTTTGGTTcatgggtagtgggggttattggtaaccatacctgaacatttccagagttttcgacttacggtataggctgcactATGAcgtttacagaatttgagggggaaaaaaaccgTTACAtaacaataggggaccaagcaaCTTCGCTGCAGAGACCCCTAATAAAGTTGGCTAAGTAATAATAAGAGAAACTAAAACAGAGGTTTTAAGTTATGATAGGTTATGAGGTGTAGATTACTTATGCAAGGAGCTCCATCAGTCAATCCAGATTGGCCCACTCCCCAGACTGGGGCAGGGGAGCTCCTTGTTGTCAAGTAAAATCAACCGGTTCGGCTATATGGATATTACAGCCAGCGTCCGAGCGTGAGAAGCGAAACATAATGGTTTCAGCCAACGTGGTGTAAAAAACGAACTTCTAGTCAGGCCTGAGGAGCCCAcattctttctgtgtgtgcgtgcctcctGAGCGCCAGAAGATGGCGCGCCGGAGCAGTTTACTATTGGAATAAGAAACTGCCTCCTGAATGAAATCAAAATCAACTCAATGGCTATTCAGCTTTTCTTTATTACTGAAATGAGTTAATGTATTTAAAACATCACATAAGGATAATTTCTCTGTGCAAATACATATTTGTACCGTAACAACCATAACAACAACCACCAGAAATTCCCATACAACATGTTCTATAGGTCCtcttaaataaatgcaataagCTTACATGGGTTTTTCTCAAAATACACTCTTTAACTTGTGGCAAATAACAGACTGAAAGTGCATTACGTTAAATAAAAGGTTTTAAGCAGGCATTAAGGTCAATCTGGCAAAATATGCAATACGTGCTGTGACAGAAACACACGTTATTGAACCAGGAAGTACATGTAGGCCAACGGTCTGAGTCCTGACACTCTGAGAGAGCGTCCGTCTGCTGTAGGGTCCGTCATCTGTACAGAGGACTGTGGCGTCTCTGACACCGTGGAAGAGGAGACATTACAGAGGACTGTGACGTCTCTGACACTGTGAAGGAGGAGACATTACAGAGGACCGTGACGTCTCTGTCACCGTGAAGGAGGAGACATTACAGAGGACTGTGACGTCTCTGACCCCGTGGAGGAAGTGTTTTGGTGTATTTCTAAATCTCTCTTTGGCTTTTAAAACACTCCTCGCCAATATCGTAAATACTGAGCTCAGCCTCCCTTACAAACCTTGGTTTCCAAAACCctgaaaatagattaaaaaataaataaaacggcaACAATTTCAACAATGATAATAAGGATTacagtaaaaataataaattttctccggatataaataaataaacccagAGATGGAAGGCTGAGAATACCCTGTCTGCTACGTCTCTGAACACCTGTCTGATCCCCTCTGACCGCCTGTCTGGTCCCCTCTGACTGCCTGTCTGGTCCTCTCTGACCGCCTGTCTGGTCCTCTCTGACCACCTCTGGTCCCCTCAGACCGCCTGTCTGGTCCTCTCTGACCACCTGTCTGGTCCTCTCTGACCGCCTGTCTGGTCCTCTCTGACCGCCTGTCTGGTCCCCTCTGACAGCCTGTTTGGTCCTCTCTGACTGCCTGTCCGGTCCTCTCTGAGTGAAGAACAGTTTCTCAACAATCACAATATCATGTGACACGGCCTGATTGACCATTTCCAGTGGCCAgtgcattgattgattgattagaTTGAGCATTTCATTGGTCGGCAGACTGATTGGGTGATTGAATGGAGCATGTCATTATTCTGCAGACTGATTGGATTGAGCATTTGATTGGTAGGTAGACTGATTGAATTGAGCATGTCATTGGAAGATGGATTAGGTGGTGGCCGCAGGTCACTTTGGAGATTAACAACGGGGAGAGGCACACAGGCGGAGAGACTCAGCAAACTGTCCAACTGTCTCCCGCCTGTACTCGGTGTATGCATGCAAAACCCATGACCCTATGGGTGGGATCAAACACAGCCTGCAATGGACCTGAACTGGTTCCTCACCAAGGACACTGATGAGAACAGGAGAGCATAGAGATCAGAGGAGTGTTTGACCCGAGGGACTGTCTGTACCCATGAGTATTTACAGTTAAGATGGTGGATCCCATAATGTTTAACAATGAAAGCCAAACTAAATCCAGCTTCTTCATAGAGAATGTGTTATCATTTGCAGCTCTATTATGTAGGTGAAAGCTAGAAGAGTGAACGACAATATCATATACAGTGAGCGGTACGGAATATGCAATATCTTCCAGGAGAGGTTTTGGTCACACTCAAATAAGCACTTCTCTTCTTCATCAAGCCATCCACCACAGTTCAGTGCTTGACCAAAAAACAGTCTGAATCCCTCACTACAGGGAGCCCAGTGCTCACATCACAAGGCCCTGGGGTGTTTTGATATCATTGAAAGGCAATCTTTGTTAGATATATAGGTTCCTAGAAAAGGgtaaaggaacacacacacacacacacacacacacacacacacacacacacacacacacacacacacacacacacacacacacacacacacacacacacacacacacacacacacacacacacacacagaaaaataaagGGGCCGTTCTCGGTCCAGACCCTATAGCTGCGGATCAGGCATTCCTCCGGGAGCTGTTGGTGGCGGTCGCGCGCCCCCCCGTCTCGTGCTCGGCGGGTCTGTATTTGAGCCAGCATATGAGCCACGTGACCACCACGGAGAACATGGCGAGGATGCTGGCCACGGACAGGCAGATGGGCCcggccggggagggggggctgccgTGGCTGTGCACGAAGATCAGGCCCATGAAGAGCAGCACGAGCATGGACAGGAAGGAGAAGACGACGCACACGCAGCCCGTGGTCAGCGCCACGCGCTTACAGCTCTGGCAGCTGTCGTAGTCTCGCACCGAGTCCCGCGAGAGGGTGGTGGCAGTTGACACGGGgtcggaggtggtggtggaggagggggtggcctGGCCACCGCcggacacctcctcctcccgccgcAGCGCCACCAGGGCCGGGTGCAGCGGGGGCGGGTAGAGCGGCAAGGCGTCCTGCGGCAGGGGGTCCGAGTCCATGTAGAGCGGGAAGTCCTCTGTCACCTTGGTGTTGTTGGGCAGGTTCTGGATGCGGTAGTCCGGCACGGGCGTCCGGTGGCGGCACACCGGGCAGCTGACGCGCCACGGCCGCTCTTCGCGCAGGTGCAGCGCGGTGAGACACTGCTCGCAGAAGGTGTGCACGCACTCCAGCAGCTTGGGCGCGCGGCGGTCCAGGTCGAAGTAGTTGTAGCAGATCTTGCACTCGTACTCCTCGTAGGGGAATGGGGGCTGATGGTCCCGGCAGGGGGGCGCTGCCTCTACCTCCGCCATCATGTCATCCCTGGTCATCCCCTCCTCGGTGAACAAAGGGAGATGGAGGCGCGCGGTGGTGACggtgtctctggtctcccccTGTCGGAGACACGTCACATCATTCCGCTATGGATGCATCGTGGCCGTGTTGTTATTGTATATCATCCCCACGCCACGATGTCCGGTCAAAGCACCCGAACgacttctcctcccccccctccccccccgcgcCTCTGATCGGGGGTCTGCAGACGGAAATAGCCTTCCGATCTGATCCGCTTGCTGCTGGATATTGATGATGTAATGCGAGCGATGGCAGAGCGGTTGAACACagacaagcagagagagagagagagagagagagagagagagagagagagagagagagagagagagagagagagagagagagaggagagagagagagagaggagagagagagagagagagagagagagagagagagagagagagagagaagagagagagagagagagagagagagagagagagaaagtctcGTGGATGATGTCCAGTCCCGTTCTCGTCTCTCTATATTCTCGAATGAACCGCTATTTATTTTGATCTCCAACATAGCAGCTATAATTATGTTGGTAAAGGTTAGCCTACTTCAAACATTAGGCTATAGGCTactcaacccagtcgccaagaaaaaacgtcagtggtgtacgtatccatgaacactggatacgtagcatttcaacgtaaaaaatagcgtgttatacctacagtatccacgtgtgccgctgtggaggcgggtttcggggtttgggtttcacggctttcgcggccgTATTACACTATTATTTATCATGATATAATCCTATAAACATCTTGCTTCATGCTGATGTCAATCAACCCCTCTGTTTTTACAGATATCTGCCAATGGATGACAAGCTAATGAATCATTAACGTCAGCACATCGGTACAGTTGCCTGACAACGCGAGGTGGAGGTCTACATAAATCAGTCTCGGTTGCTTCATTGAGACTCGTTGcagccctcctccatctcctccacaccctccccctccagctccaacccttcccctccctccacctccatctcctccaccccctccacctccatcccctccacctccaggtctcagctccaactccttcACCTTTACTTCCTCCGGATCTAAGCTCCACCCCTTTCACCTTCGGGTCTAAGCTCCACCCCCAACACCTTCTTGTCTAAACTCCACCGCTACACCTCCTCCGGGTCTAAGCTCCACCCCTTCCACCACCGGGTGCTCAACGCCCGGGTGCTCAaaaagtttgattttccagctggctccgttagtggtgtaggagccggtcccgtcgcatgacatacgtcacaaccaaacgctatgcgattggttatggcagatccagagtggcactgggcagatccaatcattttaaaacatctacagacacccgcctccaagtgagtgaacgtttgtcaattgagcagtTCCAGTCCTTCTGAACAAATGAAATGAGGTAGGTCTGGTAGGACCACCAGGCTAGAAGATAACAGCTCTTTAAGGCAAATCGGATCAAGCATCAATATCAACAAAGATTGCTGCATTGCATAAATAAAGCATTTcagaatgttgttttttttcaagaaaagGAGGCAGGCATAACGCCATGCCTGCCTCCAGGGCAGAGGACCTCCATCCTCGGCCCAACATCAAACCCAGGGTGCTTATAGCTTGCAGGAGTGTTCAAACAActcttccacctctctctgAGGCTGAAGGTGTCCAAGCGGTGGAAGACCTCCTTCATTGTTCCGGTG harbors:
- the LOC130406160 gene encoding E3 ubiquitin-protein ligase RNF183 — protein: MTRDDMMAEVEAAPPCRDHQPPFPYEEYECKICYNYFDLDRRAPKLLECVHTFCEQCLTALHLREERPWRVSCPVCRHRTPVPDYRIQNLPNNTKVTEDFPLYMDSDPLPQDALPLYPPPLHPALVALRREEEVSGGGQATPSSTTTSDPVSTATTLSRDSVRDYDSCQSCKRVALTTGCVCVVFSFLSMLVLLFMGLIFVHSHGSPPSPAGPICLSVASILAMFSVVVTWLICWLKYRPAEHETGGRATATNSSRRNA